In Flavobacterium sp. WV_118_3, one DNA window encodes the following:
- the fumC gene encoding class II fumarate hydratase produces the protein MEYRIEKDTMGEVKVPADKYWGAQTERSRNNFKIGPSGSMPKEIVEGFAYLKKAAAYANHDLGVLAVEKRDAIAAVCDEILAGKLDGEFPLVIWQTGSGTQSNMNVNEVIANRAQVLAGLKIGEGEAVIKANDDVNKSQSSNDTYPTGMHIAAYKAVVEVTLPGVEKLRDTLQAKAEEFKTVVKIGRTHLMDATPLTLGQEISGYVAQLNHGLKAVRNTLSHLSEVALGGTAVGTGLNTPEGYDVKVAEYIAKFTGHPFVTAENKFEALAAHDAIVETHGALKQLAVSLNKIANDIRMLASGPRSGIGEIFIPENEPGSSIMPGKVNPTQCEALTMVCAQVMGNDVAITIGGTQGHYELNVFKPLMAANFLQSARLLGDACVSFDEHCAQGIEPNHKRIKELVDNSLMLVTALNTKIGYYKAAEIAQTAHKNGTTLKEEAVRLGYVSPEDFDAWVKPEDMVGSLK, from the coding sequence ATGGAATACAGAATAGAAAAAGACACCATGGGTGAAGTGAAAGTTCCGGCAGACAAATACTGGGGAGCTCAGACAGAACGTTCTAGAAACAACTTCAAAATCGGTCCTTCGGGTTCGATGCCAAAAGAAATCGTGGAAGGTTTTGCCTATCTTAAGAAAGCGGCAGCCTATGCCAATCACGATTTAGGGGTGTTAGCAGTAGAAAAAAGAGACGCTATTGCAGCTGTTTGTGATGAGATTTTAGCCGGAAAATTAGACGGTGAATTCCCATTGGTAATCTGGCAAACCGGATCGGGTACGCAAAGCAACATGAACGTAAACGAAGTAATTGCAAATCGTGCCCAGGTATTGGCCGGATTGAAGATCGGTGAAGGTGAAGCCGTTATCAAAGCAAACGACGACGTAAACAAATCACAGTCATCAAACGACACCTATCCAACAGGAATGCATATCGCAGCCTACAAAGCAGTAGTAGAAGTAACCCTTCCAGGTGTAGAAAAACTAAGAGATACGCTACAGGCGAAAGCAGAGGAATTTAAAACTGTAGTAAAAATTGGCCGTACACACTTAATGGATGCCACTCCATTAACATTAGGTCAGGAGATTTCAGGTTATGTAGCCCAGTTAAATCACGGCTTAAAAGCAGTAAGAAATACACTTTCACACTTATCGGAAGTAGCTTTAGGCGGAACCGCTGTTGGAACCGGATTAAACACTCCGGAAGGATATGACGTAAAAGTAGCTGAATACATTGCTAAATTTACCGGTCATCCGTTTGTAACAGCCGAAAATAAATTTGAAGCTTTAGCAGCGCACGACGCTATTGTAGAAACGCATGGCGCTTTAAAACAACTGGCTGTGTCCTTAAATAAAATTGCCAACGATATCCGTATGCTGGCATCAGGACCACGTTCCGGAATTGGTGAAATTTTCATTCCGGAAAACGAACCGGGATCGTCTATTATGCCAGGAAAAGTAAACCCTACACAATGTGAGGCTTTAACCATGGTATGTGCTCAGGTAATGGGTAATGACGTAGCGATTACGATTGGTGGTACTCAGGGGCACTACGAATTAAACGTTTTCAAACCGTTAATGGCGGCTAACTTCCTGCAATCGGCACGTTTATTAGGTGACGCATGTGTTTCGTTTGACGAACACTGTGCACAGGGAATCGAGCCCAACCACAAACGTATTAAAGAATTGGTAGACAATTCACTGATGTTAGTAACGGCTTTAAACACCAAAATCGGATATTACAAAGCTGCTGAAATCGCGCAAACCGCTCATAAAAACGGAACCACTTTAAAAGAAGAAGCGGTACGTTTAGGGTATGTTTCACCAGAAGATTTCGACGC